From Veillonella dispar, one genomic window encodes:
- a CDS encoding glycoside hydrolase family 3 N-terminal domain-containing protein: protein MNLFLRRALCGMALIVAAIGTAGCQHESQAEQEEVRTVSYRAVMQSDKPVPEKVNTWLGAMSQEDKIGQLMMISLHGSTVGQSQKDVIRKYRVSGVMLTNENLNNKNQVKAFTSDIMQTATTASMVTPYIGINRDKVLSTNESFLRLPEPNRWGQLPMERIINLVTRSAIEMRDMGFNLIVGPNANLGVPNVSYTSDPTWAGHMDLAMAERYQINHMWFGYNYFPTVSLGDASFETANDAKAYLNNNDVSVFKRLITQTTANTYMLVISHVQIPAIDNEHLASNSKAIITDWLRHELGYNGVVMTDRVDVGALQANQKIGDFAVNSIVAGSDLVLLDADTGHIDEVHRALIQAVANGTISNDRLNDAVKHILLMKMQTQIQ, encoded by the coding sequence ATGAACTTGTTTTTACGGCGTGCTCTATGTGGCATGGCCTTGATTGTCGCCGCCATCGGTACTGCGGGATGCCAACATGAGAGTCAGGCAGAGCAGGAAGAGGTACGAACTGTATCGTATCGGGCCGTCATGCAATCAGACAAACCTGTTCCTGAGAAGGTGAACACTTGGCTTGGGGCTATGTCTCAAGAGGACAAGATAGGTCAACTGATGATGATTAGCCTTCATGGCAGCACGGTAGGACAGTCCCAAAAGGACGTCATCAGGAAATACCGTGTGAGCGGCGTTATGCTAACTAATGAAAATCTAAATAATAAAAATCAAGTGAAAGCTTTCACCAGCGATATCATGCAAACGGCCACAACGGCAAGTATGGTGACGCCATACATTGGCATCAATCGGGATAAGGTGTTGAGTACGAATGAAAGTTTCTTGCGCTTGCCAGAGCCAAATCGTTGGGGGCAACTACCGATGGAACGGATCATTAATTTAGTGACTCGATCGGCCATTGAAATGCGCGATATGGGCTTTAACCTCATTGTGGGACCGAATGCAAACCTAGGGGTGCCGAATGTGTCCTATACATCTGACCCTACGTGGGCCGGGCATATGGATCTGGCCATGGCGGAGCGTTACCAAATCAACCACATGTGGTTTGGCTATAACTACTTCCCAACAGTGAGCCTTGGTGATGCATCCTTTGAGACCGCTAACGATGCGAAGGCCTATTTGAACAACAACGATGTGTCCGTATTTAAACGTCTCATTACACAGACGACAGCGAATACGTACATGCTCGTCATAAGCCATGTGCAAATCCCTGCCATCGATAACGAACATCTAGCGAGTAACTCGAAAGCAATCATAACGGACTGGTTACGACACGAGCTAGGCTATAACGGCGTGGTTATGACCGACCGTGTCGATGTAGGGGCCTTGCAAGCAAACCAAAAGATAGGGGACTTTGCAGTTAACTCCATCGTAGCGGGCAGTGACCTCGTCCTCCTTGATGCGGATACGGGGCACATCGATGAAGTCCATCGCGCACTTATACAAGCAGTGGCGAACGGAACCATTTCAAATGACCGACTCAATGATGCGGTTAAGCATATTTTGCTCATGAAGATGCAAACTCAAATACAATAA
- a CDS encoding [FeFe] hydrogenase, group A — translation MSQYEFIDKRVPIALDNPSIYHDISKCKNCTLCRRACADVMSVLDYYDLDANGDVPVCIHCGQCAAACPFDSMHAKSELEKVKAALADPEKIVVIQTAPAVRVAIGEGFGYEPGTFLEGKMVGALRALGADYVVDTNFGADLTIMEEASELVERLKTGGQIPQFTSCCPAWVRFAEIYFPELIPNLSSTRSCIAMEAAMIKTYFAEKKGINPSNIVSVSVNPCTAKKAETKREEENAAARFYDDESLGMDTDISITTREFIRWIQEENLDFNAIEESQFDDLIGMETGASIIFGNTGGVMEAAMRTAYKLITDKEPPPYALTHLEDVRGMEGVKEATVQLGDDVTLSVAVVHGGKNTRDFLNALKDSDKHYDFIEVMACPGGCIGGGGQPRTKLPQAVKTKEARIGGLYEADANYKWVASYENPEIQALYKDFLGEPLGHKAHELLHTHYTDRSAVLGDRKDVTPETCPTSPKYKG, via the coding sequence GTGCCGATTGCATTAGACAATCCATCCATTTATCACGACATTTCCAAGTGTAAAAACTGTACGTTATGCCGTCGTGCTTGTGCGGACGTAATGAGCGTACTCGACTACTATGATCTCGATGCAAACGGTGACGTGCCTGTATGTATCCACTGTGGTCAATGTGCGGCTGCATGTCCATTTGACTCCATGCATGCTAAATCCGAGCTTGAAAAGGTGAAAGCAGCTCTTGCAGATCCTGAAAAAATTGTGGTTATCCAAACAGCTCCAGCTGTGCGTGTAGCTATCGGCGAAGGCTTTGGCTACGAACCAGGTACATTCCTTGAAGGCAAAATGGTTGGTGCTTTGCGTGCATTAGGTGCGGACTATGTAGTAGACACTAACTTCGGTGCGGACTTAACGATCATGGAAGAAGCATCTGAGCTTGTAGAACGTCTTAAAACTGGCGGTCAAATTCCTCAGTTCACAAGCTGCTGCCCAGCGTGGGTACGCTTTGCAGAAATCTACTTCCCTGAATTGATTCCTAACTTGTCTTCCACACGTTCTTGTATCGCTATGGAAGCGGCTATGATTAAAACATACTTTGCTGAGAAAAAAGGCATTAATCCTAGCAACATCGTATCTGTATCTGTAAACCCTTGTACTGCTAAAAAAGCAGAAACAAAACGAGAAGAAGAAAATGCAGCGGCTCGTTTCTATGATGACGAATCCCTTGGCATGGATACAGACATTTCCATTACAACTCGTGAGTTCATCCGTTGGATCCAAGAGGAAAACCTCGACTTCAATGCGATTGAAGAGTCCCAATTCGATGACTTAATCGGTATGGAAACTGGTGCATCCATCATCTTCGGTAACACTGGTGGTGTTATGGAAGCGGCTATGCGTACAGCGTACAAGCTCATCACTGACAAAGAGCCACCTCCATATGCTTTGACTCACCTCGAAGACGTTCGTGGTATGGAAGGCGTTAAAGAGGCAACTGTTCAATTAGGTGATGACGTTACATTGTCCGTTGCTGTAGTACATGGCGGTAAAAATACACGTGACTTCCTTAATGCGTTGAAAGACAGCGACAAACACTATGACTTCATCGAAGTTATGGCGTGCCCAGGTGGTTGTATTGGTGGCGGTGGTCAACCGCGCACTAAATTGCCTCAAGCTGTGAAAACTAAGGAAGCTCGTATCGGCGGCCTTTACGAAGCTGATGCGAACTACAAATGGGTTGCTTCTTATGAAAACCCAGAAATCCAAGCATTGTACAAAGACTTCTTAGGCGAACCATTGGGCCACAAGGCACACGAATTATTGCATACACATTACACAGACCGTAGCGCGGTGCTTGGTGATCGCAAAGACGTAACACCTGAAACATGCCCAACATCCCCTAAATACAAGGGCTAA